The region CTCATCCCGCCCCCTCGCGCCATGTTGCGAGAGCTGGGCTTGGGTCGCAATATGCAAGATTTTGTCATCTTATGATGAAAATGTCAGGCCATTTAGTTTTGTCAGTATTTGCTGGATATATTGTCAAGATACGCGCACACAAACCGCCGGATACACAAGTTCTAATTTTACAAGATGACAAAATAACCGAAAGCTGTTAAGTCACATCGCCAAGGCGTGAATCGGGGGGATCATGCAGGACCGCAATGCCATCACGGGGGTCGCGATCATGGCGCTGGTGGCGCTTGGCGGCGCCGTGGACAGCGCCATCGTGCGGTTGCTGGCGGGCGAGGTTCATCCCTTTGTGATCGGTTTCACCCGCGTGAGCTTCGGCCTTCTGGCGATGCTGCCGCTGATCCTGACCCGGCCCGGTATCCTGCGGACACAGGCGCGCTTCAGCCATGTCCTGCGGGCGGCGCTGAAGCTCGGCTCGCTGGTCGCGGTCTTTACCGCGCTGCAGGCGGCGCCGCTGGCCACGGTCACCGCCATCGGCTTTGCCGCGCCGATCTTCGTCACCCTTGGCGCATGGCTGTTCCTGTCCGAGAAGCCGGGGCCGCTGCGGCTCATGGGGCTAGTTCTGGGCTTTGCCGGGATCGTGGTGATTCTGGCCCCATCCATCGGGCTGGGTGAGGGTGAGGCGCTGATGCTGGCGCTGCTGGGTGCGCTTCTGACGGCGGCGATCCAGCTGATGCTGAAGGTCATGGGCCGGACCGAGCGTGCCGATACGCTGGTGGCCTGGAATCTGATCGTCTCGGTGCCTTTGGCCGCGCTGCCGGCCTGGTATTTCTGGACTACGCCCACTGCCACGCAATGGGGGCTGCTGGCGCTGCAGGGCGTCATCGGCACCGTTTCGCAACTGGGCGTCACCCGGGCGTTCCAGTTGGCCGATGCCTCGCTGGTCGCGCCGGTCGATTTCCTGCGCCTGCCCTTCGTCGCCGCCATGGCCTGGTTCGTCTTCAGCGAGCTTTCACCGATCTCGACCTGGGCCGGCGCGGCGCTGATCTTTGCCGCCATCCTCTTGATGGCCGCCTCGGCGCGCGGGCGTCAGGCCGTGGTGCAGGGCTGATACCAATGACAGCACCAGTGATAGCGAGAACGTATCATTCTGCATCAGAAACGAGTCGACTGACATGCGGATGACCCTAAAATCGCGGATGACCCAGGAGGAGGGCCGGTCAAGGCCTCGGGTTCAGATGCTTGTCCGGCGTCTTGCGGCGACCGCCGGAGTGACTGCAACAGCCGCTCCTATGGGAGGACTATCCATGAACTGTCGCGCAACCCTGCTGGGCGGGGTGACCTTGCTTGCCTTGTCGGCACCCGCCTTTGCCGCCGATACCGATGTCATCATCGCGCTGAACGAAGAGCTTGAAACGGTCGAACCCTGCATGGCCTCGCAGTCGAATATCGGCCGCGTCATCCTGCAGAACATCTCCGAAACGCTGACCGAGTTGAACACCGAGGACGGCTCGCTGATGCCGCGTCTGGCGGAAAGCTGGGAGGATATGGGTAACGGCACCTGGCGCTTTCACCTGCGCCCCGGCGTGACCTTCTCGGACGGTTCGGCCTTTGATGCCGCCGACGTCAAGCATTCGATCGAGCGCACGGTCTCGCCCGACCTGACCTGCGAGATCGGTGCCAAGTTCTTCGGCGGCATGACCCTGACCACGGCGGTGGTCGATGACGCGACGGTCGACATCACCTCGGACCCGGCCCAGCCGATCCTGCCGCTTCTGTTCTCGACCCTGACCATCGTGCCCTCGGAAACTGCGATGGAGTTCACCCGCCAGCCGGTCGGCACCGGCCCCTATGTGCTGAGCGAATGGAACGCCGGGCAGAACATCATCCTGGACCGCCGCGATGATTACTGGGGCGAGGCGCCGGTGGTGACCAAGGCCACCTATCTGTTCCGCACCGATGACGCGGTACGCGCCGCCATGGTGCCGGCGGGCGAGGCCGATATCGTGCCGCTGATCAACCAGAACGACGCCACCAACCCGGCAACCGATTTCGCCTATCCGAACTCGGAAACCACCTATCTGCGTCTCGACAGCAGCAAGGCGCCGCTGGATGACATCCGCATCCGCGAGGCGATGAACCTGGCGGTCGACCGCGAGGCGTTCCTTGGCACGCTGGTGCCGGCCGATGCCACGCTGGCCACGCATATGACGCCCCCGACCGCGCTTGGCGCCGATGTCGATCTGGGCGTGCCGGCCTATGACCCCGACCGCGCCCGCGCACTGATCGAGGAAGCCAAGGCCGCCGGTGTGCCGGTCGATACCGAGATCACCCTGATCGGTCGTCTGGGGAACTATCCCAACGTGACCGAGGTGCTGGAAGCCCTGCAGCAGATGTTCGCCGATGTCGGGCTGAACGTGAAGCTCGAGATGGTCGAGGTGGCGGAATGGGTCGAGCATTATTCGAAACCCTTCGCAGCTGGTGACGTCCCGGCGATGGTTTCGGCCATGCATGACAACAATCGCGGCGATCCGGTCTTCTCGATGTATTTCAAATATGCCTGCGACGGGTTGCAGTCGGGCATCTGCGACGAGGAACTGGACAAGCTGATCGCCGATGCCACCGCGGCGACGGGCGATGCCCGGGCCGAGGCCTGGCGCGCGGCCTTCCAGAAGGCGCATGACCTCTGGGCCGATATCTTCCTGTTCCACATGGTGGGCTTCAGCCGCGTCTCGGAACGGCTGGACTTCAAGCCGACCATCGCCACGAACTCGGAGCTGCAGCTTTCGCAGATCAAGTTCAAGTAACCCCCTCGGGTGGCGGCGCATCCCCGCGCCGCCGCCCCTTCCTCTCCGGCCCATCAGCCCTGAAAGAAAGATCTGACGATGAAGAAATTTCTGTTCAAACGGGCAATTTCCAGCGCCATCTCGCTGCTCTTGCTGATCGTTGCCGTCTTCTTCCTGTCGCGCCTGACCGGCGATCCGACGGACCTTTACCTGCCGGTCGATGCCAGCCAGGAGGCGCGTGACAATTTCCGCGCCATCAACGGGCTGGATCAGCCGCTGATCGTGCAGTTCGGCCGCTATGTCTGGGATGTGCTGCATCTGGATTTCGGCGACTCGATCCGCCGCGCCCGCCCGGCGCTCGAGGTGGTGATCGAGGCCTTCGCCTGGACACTGCAACTGGCGCTGATCACCATGTTCCTGGTCTCGCTGGCGGCGATCATTCTCGGCTCGCTGGCGGCCTTCAAGGTCGGTGGCTTCTTCGACCGCATCGCCACCTTCTTCTCGCTGATCGGCGCCGCCGCCCCGGATTTCTGGGTCGCCATCGTCGCCATCGTCATCTTCTCGCTTGGCCTCGGCTGGCTGCCCACATCCGGAACCGGCACGCCCCTGCACTGGGTCCTGCCCATTGCGGTTCTCTTCATCCGGCCCTTCGGCCTGATCCTGCAGGTTGTGCGCGGCTCGATGATCAACGCGCTCTCCTCAGCCTATGTGAAGACCGCCCGCGCCAAGGGCGTGACGCCGAAGAAGCAGATCTTCGTCCATGCGCTTCGCAATGGCATGCTGCCGGTCATTACCGTCATCGGCGATCAGGCGGCGGGGATGCTGAACGGGGCGGTGATCGTCGAGACCATCTTCGGCTTTCCCGGCGTCGGCAAGCTGATGATCGATTCGATCCTGCAGCGCGACTTCTCGGTGATCCTCGCGGCGATCATGGTCACGGCCATCGCCATCTTCCTGATGAACATCCTGATCGACCTGGCCTATGCCGCGCTCGATCCCCGCATCCGCTATTAGGGAGGCGAACATGACCCAAGCAACCGCATCCGCGGCCCCCGAGAAGGAACGCAGCGGCTTTCGCACCTGGCTTTCACTGCTCTGGGCCGACAAGCTGGCGTTCTTCGCCGCCGTCTTCCTGATCATCGTGCTCCTCTGCGCCATCCTTGGCCCCTGGCTTCTGGACGGCGTGGCCACCAAGCAGAACCTGCGCGGCCGCAATGCCCCGCCCTTCGATCTGTCGCGCGGCTTCATGATGATCCTCGGCGGCGACCAGCTGGGCCGGCCGCTGCTGGCGCGGCTGATCGTGGCGGCAGGAAATACCATGGCCGTCGCCGGCGGTGCGGTGCTGCTGGCCATGCTGATCGGCTCGACCCTCGGCCTGATCGCCGGCTATTCCCGTGGCCGCATGGCGGAACTGATCCCGCGTCTCGCCGACGTGATCATGTCCTTCCCCTCGCTCCTGCTGGCCGTGATCGTCCTCTACATGCTGGACCCCTCGGTCGGGAACATCATCCTTGTCCTCGCCATCACCCGCATCCCGGTCTACCTGCGCACCACCCGCGCCGAGGTGCTGGAGGTGCGCGAGCGGATGTTCGTGCAGGCCGCAACCGTCATGGGCGCGCCGACGCGGCGGATCATTTTTCGCCACATCCTGCCGATGATACTGCCCACCATCCTGACCATCGCCACGCTGGATTTCTCCTTCGTGATGCTGGCGGAAAGCTCGCTTTCCTTCCTCGGCATCGGCATCCAGCCTCCCGAGATCACCTGGGGCCTGATGGTCAGCCAGGGCCGGCCCTATCTGACCAGCGCCTGGTGGCTCTCGTTCTGGCCGGGTCTGGCGATCATCCTGACCACGCTGTCGCTGAACCTTCTGTCGAACTGGATGCGCGTCGCGCTGGACCCGGTGCAACGCTGGCGCCTTGAAATCGGAGCACGGAAACATGGCTGAGCCCCTTCTGGAAGTCCGCAACCTTTCCGTCACCTTCCACACCGCCCGTGGCCCGGTCGAGGCCGTCCGCAATGTCAGCTGGCAGGTCGCGCCGGGCGAGGTGCTGGCGATCCTTGGCGAATCCGGCTCGGGCAAGTCGGTCTCGGCCTCGGCGGTGATGGATCTGATCGATTGCCCGCCGGGCGAGATCACCAGCGGCGAAATCATTTATCGCGGTCGTGACCTGTTGAAGATGAGCGCCGCCGAACGCCGCGACATCAATGGCAAGCGCATCGCCATGATCTTTCAGGACCCGCTGAGCCATCTGAACCCGGTCTATACCGTCGGCTGGCAGATCGAGGAGGCCCTGACCACCCATGGCACGCCGCAGGACAAGGCGCGGGTGGAAACCATCGCGCTTCTGGACAAGGTCGGCATCCCCAACCCCGAAGCCTCGGCGCGGAAATACCCGCACCAGTTCTCGGGCGGGCAGCGGCAGCGCCTGATGATCGCGATGGCGCTGGCGCTGCGCCCCGACGTGCTGATCGCCGACGAGCCGACCACCGCGCTCGACGTGACGGTGCAGGCGCAGATCCTCGCGCTTCTGGAGCAGTTGCAGCACGAGACCGGGATGGCGCTTCTGATCATCACCCATGATCTGGGCGTCGTGGCCGAGATCGCCGACCGGGTGGTGGTGATGAACGCCGGCGAGATCGTCGAGCAGGGCACGGCCGCCGAGGTCTATGCCAATCCCCAGCACGCCTATACCAAGCGGCTGATCGGCGCGGCGCCGGGCAAGGGCGCGATCCATGACGATCCGCCCACGACCGAGCCTATCCTGCTTCTGCAGAATGTCTGCAAGAAGTACGGGGAATTCGAGGCGCTGAAGGGCTGCAGTTTCGAGCTGTGCGAGGGCGAGACGCTGGCCATCGTCGGCGAATCCGGTTCGGGCAAATCGACCACGGCCCGAGTGCTGCTGCGGCTCGAGGAACCGACCAGCGGGCGGGCGATGTATCACGGGCGCGACCTCTTCGCCCTGTCGCCGCGCGAATTGTTCGAGCTGCGGCGTGACATCCAGATGGTGTTTCAGGACCCGACGCAAAGCCTCAACCCGCGCATGACGGTCTATCAGATCATCTCGGAAGCCTGGGCGATCCATCCCGAGATCCTGCCCAAGGCGCGCTGGCGCGATCGGGTGGCCGAGCTTTTGGGTCAGGTCGGGCTGAAGCCCGAACACGCCCACCGCTATCCGCACCAGTTCTCCGGCGGCCAGCGCCAGCGCATCGCCATCGCCCGCGCCCTTGCGCTGGAACCGCGCGTCATCGTCTGCGACGAGGCGGTTTCGGCCCTTGACGTGCAGGTTCAGGCGCAGGTGATCGAGCTTCTGGACAAGCTGAAGGATGAATTCGGCCTCAGCTACATCTTCATCGCCCATGACCTGCCGGTGGTGCGCGACTTTGCCGACCGGGTGATCGTCATGCAGAAGGGCCAGATCGTCGAACAGGGCCCGGTGCGCGAGATCTTCGAGAACCCGCGCGAAACCTATACCCAAAATCTGCTGGCGGCTTCGCTGGACCCCGATCCCGAGGTTCAGGCCCGCCGCCGCGCCGAACGACTGTCGAAGGAGGTTGCCTGATGTCGAAACCCGATGTGATGATGCTCTATCCAATGCGCCCCAAGGCGATGGAGCAGCTTGAGGCAGCCTATACGCTGCACCGCGCCGATCTGGCGGGTGACAAGGCGGCCTTCATCGCCCTGCACGGGCCGAAATGCCGGACCATCGCCACCAACGGGCACGAGCCGGTGACGCGCGAGATGATCGCCGCCATGCCGAAGCTGGAACTGGTCGCCTGTTCCAGTGCCGGTTTCGAAAGCTTTGACCTTGTTGCGATGGCCGAGCGTGGGGTGAAGCTGACCAATACCTCATCCGCGCTCAGCGATGACGTGGCCGACACGGCGATCATGCTGATGCTCGCGGCGCGGCGATCGCTGGTCGCGGCCGAGGCCTATGTCCGCTCGGGTGACTGGGCCAAAAAGGGCATGTTCCCGTTGCAGCGCACCATCTCGGGCAAGCGGCTCGGCATCGTCGGCATGGGCACGATCGGGCAGGAGATCGCCCGCCGGGCCGAGGCGATGCGGATGCACGTCAGCTATTGGAACCGCAGGCCGAAGGATGTGCCGTGGCAGTTCCAGACTGATCTGCTGCAGCTTGCCAGCGACAGCGACGTTTTGGTTGTCATCGTCGCCGGTGGCGAGGGCACGCGCGGGCTGATCTCGGCCGAGGTGATGGCGGCTCTGGGGCCGCAGGGCCTTCTGGTCAATGTCTCGCGCGGCTCGGTGGTGGATGAACCGGCGCTGATCGCGGCGCTGACCTCGGGCGCGCTCGGTCAGGCGGCGCTGGATGTCTTTGCCAGCGAACCCGACCCCGACCCGGCGCTGACGGCGCTGCCCAATGTGACGCTGTTTCCGCATCACGCCTCGGGCACGGTCGAGACGCGGGACGCGATGGCGCAGCTGGTCGTGGACAACCTCGCCGCCTTCTATGCCGGCCAGCCGCTGCTGACGCCGGTCGATCTCGCGGCCTATGTGCCAGCCCCTGCCGAGGGATGAGCCGGGGCGCTGTGCTGGTGACAGGGGCCAGTTCCGGCATCGGGCTGGCCATCGCGCAGGCGCTGCTGGCCGAGGGGTTTTCGGTCATCGGCCTGTCGCGCAGCGCGCCTAAGGGCTTGGGCGAGGGTTTTACCCATCTGCCGGTCGATCTGACTGATCCGGTGGCGCTGACTGCCGCACTCGGGGACCTGCCGCCACTGGCGGGCGTGGTCCATGCGGCGGGGCTGCTGCGCGTCGGGCGGCATGACGCCTTCGATTTCACCGATGGCGCGCGCATGTGGCAATTGCATGTCGAGACCTCGGCCCGGCTGATCGGGGCGCTGGCCCCGCGCCTGTCGGATGGCGGCCGGATCGTGCTGATCGGCAGCCGGGTGGCGCGCGGCGCGCCGGGCCGGGCGCTCTATGCGGCCTCCAAGGCGGCGCTGTCGGGTCTGGTGCGATCCGTCGCCGCCGAGCTGGCCCCGCGCGGCATCACCGTCAATATCGTCGCCCCCGGCGCCACCGACACGCCGATGCTGCGCGACCCCGAACGCGCCAGCGAGGCGCCGAAATTGCCGCCCATCGGCCGGATGATCCGACCCGAAGAAGTCGCGGCAACCGTCGCCTTCCTGCTGTCGCCACTTGCAGGCGCCATCACCGGGCAGGAGATCGTCATCTGCGGCGGGGCGTCTTTGTGACCTATCGCGTCCTCATCATCGCCGATGACCTGACCGGCGCCTTGGACAGCGGTTCCGCCTTCGCCATGCGCGGACATGCCACCCGGGTTCTTCTGGACCCCGCCGATCTGCCCGCTGCGCTGACCGATCCTGATCTGCAGGTCATCGCCATTGCCACCGGCACGCGCGAGGTGCCTGTGGCCGAGGCCGCGCAGGCGGTGCAGCGCATCGCCGAAGCTTCGGCGGGCTTCGACGGCATCCTGTTCAAGAAGATCGACAGCCGGATGAAGGGACATATCGCCGCCGAACTAGCGGCCCTGCGGGGTGTCTTTCCACTGCCGGTGCTTGCCGTCCCGGCGATCCCGCGGCTCGCGCGAGTGGTCGCCGATGGCTGCGTTACCGGCGCGGGGATCGGAACGCCGATCGCCATAGCCCCGGCACTCGGTATCGAAGCCCGCATTCCCAAAGCCACCAGCGATGCCGAGATTGACGCCGTCCTGCCGGACGCGCTGGATCAGGTGATCCATGCCGGCGCCGCCGGTCTGGCCGAGGCGCTGGCCCGCGCACTGCCGCCGGGCGATGCCACGGCCCCGATTGATCTGCCGCTGCCACTGCTGATGGCCATCGGCTCGCGCGATCCGGTGACGCTGGCGCAGATCGCGGCGCTGGACAGCGCCCCCCTTGCCGCGCCCAACGGCGCGGTTCCGCCCTTGCCGGTGGCCGACCTGAGTCTCGTCCGGTGTACGCCCGGTGTTGAACCTGTGTCACCCGCTCAAGCCGCAGAGAACTTTGCAACCGGCATCGCCCGAGAGCTGCGCCGCAACCCGCCCCGTACCCTCTTCGCCTGCGGCGGCGAAACCGCACATGCCATCCTGCGGAAGCTCGGCATCACCACCCTTGATTTGCTTGGTGAAATCCTGCCCGGCATTCCCGTCGCCCGCACGCTTGACGGCAAGCTGACCGTCATCACCAAATCCGGCGGCTTCGGCGGGCCCGGTGCCTTGACGCAGTTGACTGGAAAATTTGTCAAATGATGCTCAGATAGGTTAGTCCTTTGTCCGAAGCCGTTACGGAGCCAAAGATGACCTATGACAAGGCCAAGCCCAGGACCACGCTGGCCGACAAGGTCTATCACCTGCTGTTCACCCGCATCACCAATGGCGAATACGAGGTGAACCAGAAACTGCCACCGGAAAACGCCCTGTCGGTCGAATTCGGCGTCTCGCGCCCGATCCTCCGCGCGGCGATGGAGCGGCTGAGGGACGAGGGGCTGATTTATTCGCGGCAGGGGGCGGGCAGCTATGTCCGTCTGCCGGTCAATGCCCCCGTGGGCTTTGCACGGGTCGAGACATTGGCCGATATCCAGCGCTGCTATGAGTTTCGCCTGACGCTGGAATCCGATGCCACGCGGCTGGCGGCAGGGCGTCGCAACCAGTCGGCGCTGGAGGAAATCGACCGGGCACTGGCGCTTTTGCGCGACGCGACCGGCTCGATGCAGCACCGCGAGGATGCCGACTTCGCCTTTCACCTCGCCATCGCGAAAGCCTCGAACAATCAATATTACGAGGCCACGATGCGGGCGCTTCGCGACCATATCAACGTCGGCATGAAGATGCATGGCCAGTCGCTGATGAGCGATGGCGCCAAGGGGCTGGAGGATGTGCTGGCCGAACATACCGCCATCCGCGAGGCGATCCAGGACAAGCGGGGCGAGGATGCGGCGCGGCTGATGCGCGGGCATATCGAGCAATCGCGCGACCGGCTGTTCGGCGGCGGGTTGATCGATCTGCAGATGCGGAATTGACAAGTTATTTACAACATCACAAATAACTTGACATCTGGCCCGGTTCGAGGCTGAATCCCCCTGCAAACACTGGGGGGATTCCATGACCGTTGACGAGATTGCCGCTTCGATGGATGGCCGCCTTGCGACCACCACACCGGGCCGGGACGAGGCCTTCCTGCCCTCGCCCGCCGTCCAGAACCACGCCTCGTTCCTGGTCGAACTGCCCGATGGCGCGGTGATCTGCACCTGGTTCGGCGGCTCGCTTGAAGGCAAGTCCGACATTTCCATCCGCGCGGCTATCCTTTTGCCCGGTGCAACCCAATGGGGACCGGTCTCGACGCTCAGCGACGATCCCGATCATTCCGAACAGAACCCGGTGATCTTCCCGGCGCCGGATGGGCAGTTGTGGCTGTTCCACACCTCGCAGCCCTCGGGCAATCAGGATGAATGCCGGGTGCGCATGGCCCGGCTGACCCGCGAGGGCGACCGGCTCCGGGCCGAGGCGGGCGCCTATATCGACCTGCCGCGCGGCTGCTTCATCCGGGCGCAATTGCAGGTGCAGAGCAATGGGTCATGGCTGCTGCCGCTGTTCCGCTGTGTCCAGCGACCGGGGCAGAAATGGACCGGAAGCCACGATGTGGCCGCCGTCGCGATCTCGCCCGATCAGGGGAAAAGCTGGTCCTATCAGGAGGTTCCTGGCTCGGTCGGCTCGGTCCATATGTGCCCGGTCGATACCGGTGCGCGGCTTTCGGCCTTCTATCGCCGGCGTCAGGCCGATTTCGTCTGCCGCTCGGACAGCCTCGATGGCGGGCGCAGTTGGTCGGCCCCGGTAGCGACGGATGTGCCGAACAACAATTCCTCACTGGCGGCGACCCGGCTGGCGTCGGGCCAGGTCGCGCTGATCTGCAACCCGATCAATGCCGAGATGTCACCCGACCGCCGGGCCTCGCTCTATGACGAGCTGGGCGAAGAGGATGGCCGGCCCGACGCGGACCCGCAGGGCGGCTGCACCCCGATCTGGGGCGTGCCGCGCGCGCCGGCGGCGCTGTGCCTCTCGACCGATGGCGGGGCCAGTTTTCCCGAACGCTACTTGATCGAGGATGGCGATGGCGCCTGCCTGTCCAACAACTCGCTGGACGGCAAGAACCACGAACTGTCCTATCCCTGGCTGCTGGAGACGACGGACGGGGCGCTGCATCTGAGCTATACCTTCCACCGCCGCGCCATCAAGCACGTGCGTCTGGCTCCGGGCTGGCGCGAGCGGCTGACCCGGCTGTGAAAGGATGGCGCAGGTTGTAAACCGATCGACCTGCGCCCTGACCCGCGATCAGGCCGTGGCGCGACGCCCCTGCGCCAGTTTCCCGGCATAATCCAGCGCCGACAGCATGTTCACATGGTTGGCGCGGCCAGTGCCCGCAATGTCAAAGGCAGTGCCATGATCGACCGAGCTGCGGTCGATGGGCAGACCAAGCGAGACATTCACCGCAGAATCGAAGGCGATCAGCTTGATCGGGATATGACCCTGATCGTGATATTGCGCCACGACCAGATCGAAGGCGCCGTTATAGGCGCGGTGGAAGACCGTATCCGCCGAGATCGGCCCCTGCACGTCGATCCCCTCGGCCCGGGCGATCTCGACCCCCGGCCCGGTCTGAAGATCATCCTCACGCCCGAAAAGCCCGTTCTCGCCGCAATGCGGGTTGATCCCGGCGACAGCGATCCGGGGGTTCTCGATCCCCATACGACGCAAATGGCGATGACCGGTGCGGATGGTTTCGGCCACGCGCTCGGGCGTGGCGCGGGTGATGGCGTCCTTCAGCGAGACATGGGTCGAGACATGGATGACGTTCAGCCGCTCGGACGCCAGCAGCATCCACGAGGACTTGCAACCGGTCAGCGCCGCCAGCATCCCGGTATGGCCGTCATAGTGATGCCCGGCGGCATTCAGCGCCTCCTTGTTGATCGGCGCGGTGACGATGCCCGCCGCCTTGCCGCCGCTGGTCAGCTCGACCGCGCGCTGGATGTAGCGGAAGGACGCCTCGCCGCAGGCCTCGGACAGGACGCCGAAGCGGCCCGGCAGCCCGTCGACCGGCACATGGATCACCTGCAAGGCGCCCGGCTTTGCGCTGTCCGACAGCGCCAGCGTCACGCCGCTGGCGGTAATCGCGCGGTCCAGCGTGTCGCGGTCACCGATGACGGCATAACCGCCGCGCGCCTCGGGCGGCAGCGAGGCGATGGCTTTCACGGTCACCTCGGCGCCGACGCCCGAGGGGTCGCCCATGGTGATGACGATGGGTTGGTCGGTCATGGGGCGTCCTTTCGGTGGGAGGAATCGGGGCGGGGGGTCATGCCGTCAACTCGTATTTACGCAGAATTTCGCGGATGGCGGCGTCCTGCGCGGGATCGGGCAGCAGCGCTGGCTGGCGCGAGAGACCGACCGAGGGGTCCATCTGGTAGAGCGCCCGCTTGACCAGCGCCGGCGGGAAGCCAAGCGCGTAAAGATCCTTGCGCAGCCCGGCAAAGACCGTCTGTGCCGCCTCGGCCCCGGCATCGTCGCCGGCGTTGAAGCTGGCGATGATCTGGGCCAGCACCTGCGGCGCGACATTGCCCAGACCCGAGATCACCCCGGCGCAGCCCTGCTGCAAGCCCCAGTGGACCAGATGGTCGGGGGCGCAATAGACCTCGAAATTGCCTTCGTCGCGGGCGACATCCAGATAATCCATCACCGTCTCGGTCGAGCCGCCGGAATCCTTGATCCCGGCAATGTTCGGGTGGCGGGCCAGCACGCGCGCAGTATCAGGCTCGATATGGTTCTGGGTGCGCGCGGGAATGTCATAGAGATAGACGGGAGTCGTCACCGCATCGGCGACGGTGGTGAAATGGCGAATCAGCCCGTCCTGCGTGCATGCGATGAAATAGGGGGTGATGACGGCGATGCCCTCGACCCCCATGCGGTCGACAGCGCGCGCGAGTTGCAGCGTTTCGAAGGTTGCCGGGCAGCCGGCATTGACGATCACCTTCACCCGCCCCGCCACCTCGTCCATCACCGCCTCCAGCAGGTCGATCTTCTCGCCCTGCGTCAGCGCGGTGAAATCGCCATTGGTGCCGCAGCACATGATGTTGTTGCCGGCCGCGACCTGACGGCGCACCTGCGCGCGCGTGGCCTCGAGGTTCAGCGTCTCGTCCTCGTTGAAACAGGTGACAAGCGCGACATAGGCCGAACGGGGGGATTGGGTCATGGGTCACCTCGCAAGGGGCCGATTCTGCCGGGGCGATTCCCCGGGGCTACAAGCCTTGGCGGGAAACTGGCGTGAATATGATAAGTTGTCAATGTATTTTGCCAAATTGTTGGCAAGATATGCGCCCGAAAGCCCAACCTCCGCGGCGACAATTCAGCAGACCTCGCGCCAGTAACATAGATTTTGTCATAAAATGCTTATTTCGAGCAACGAAACGCGGTCAGACCGGGGACAGAACCATCCGGACCCGCCATCAAACATACTTGTTGACAACTTTTCGCAACCTGCGCATTCTGCACCCCATCTAGCGCGGCGACAATCGACCGGAGTGACAAGATGCCCCTGCTTTCAGACCCGATAGAACTGCTGCGCCCGCCGGTCCTGCGCTTTGGCGTGGGCACGATCGACACTCTGGCCGCTTGGGTCGAGGAACGGGGTTATGGCCGCCCG is a window of Paracoccus zhejiangensis DNA encoding:
- a CDS encoding SDR family NAD(P)-dependent oxidoreductase → MSRGAVLVTGASSGIGLAIAQALLAEGFSVIGLSRSAPKGLGEGFTHLPVDLTDPVALTAALGDLPPLAGVVHAAGLLRVGRHDAFDFTDGARMWQLHVETSARLIGALAPRLSDGGRIVLIGSRVARGAPGRALYAASKAALSGLVRSVAAELAPRGITVNIVAPGATDTPMLRDPERASEAPKLPPIGRMIRPEEVAATVAFLLSPLAGAITGQEIVICGGASL
- a CDS encoding four-carbon acid sugar kinase family protein, whose amino-acid sequence is MTYRVLIIADDLTGALDSGSAFAMRGHATRVLLDPADLPAALTDPDLQVIAIATGTREVPVAEAAQAVQRIAEASAGFDGILFKKIDSRMKGHIAAELAALRGVFPLPVLAVPAIPRLARVVADGCVTGAGIGTPIAIAPALGIEARIPKATSDAEIDAVLPDALDQVIHAGAAGLAEALARALPPGDATAPIDLPLPLLMAIGSRDPVTLAQIAALDSAPLAAPNGAVPPLPVADLSLVRCTPGVEPVSPAQAAENFATGIARELRRNPPRTLFACGGETAHAILRKLGITTLDLLGEILPGIPVARTLDGKLTVITKSGGFGGPGALTQLTGKFVK
- a CDS encoding FadR/GntR family transcriptional regulator; the encoded protein is MTYDKAKPRTTLADKVYHLLFTRITNGEYEVNQKLPPENALSVEFGVSRPILRAAMERLRDEGLIYSRQGAGSYVRLPVNAPVGFARVETLADIQRCYEFRLTLESDATRLAAGRRNQSALEEIDRALALLRDATGSMQHREDADFAFHLAIAKASNNQYYEATMRALRDHINVGMKMHGQSLMSDGAKGLEDVLAEHTAIREAIQDKRGEDAARLMRGHIEQSRDRLFGGGLIDLQMRN
- a CDS encoding sialidase family protein, with translation MTVDEIAASMDGRLATTTPGRDEAFLPSPAVQNHASFLVELPDGAVICTWFGGSLEGKSDISIRAAILLPGATQWGPVSTLSDDPDHSEQNPVIFPAPDGQLWLFHTSQPSGNQDECRVRMARLTREGDRLRAEAGAYIDLPRGCFIRAQLQVQSNGSWLLPLFRCVQRPGQKWTGSHDVAAVAISPDQGKSWSYQEVPGSVGSVHMCPVDTGARLSAFYRRRQADFVCRSDSLDGGRSWSAPVATDVPNNNSSLAATRLASGQVALICNPINAEMSPDRRASLYDELGEEDGRPDADPQGGCTPIWGVPRAPAALCLSTDGGASFPERYLIEDGDGACLSNNSLDGKNHELSYPWLLETTDGALHLSYTFHRRAIKHVRLAPGWRERLTRL
- the pdxA gene encoding 4-hydroxythreonine-4-phosphate dehydrogenase PdxA, whose translation is MTDQPIVITMGDPSGVGAEVTVKAIASLPPEARGGYAVIGDRDTLDRAITASGVTLALSDSAKPGALQVIHVPVDGLPGRFGVLSEACGEASFRYIQRAVELTSGGKAAGIVTAPINKEALNAAGHHYDGHTGMLAALTGCKSSWMLLASERLNVIHVSTHVSLKDAITRATPERVAETIRTGHRHLRRMGIENPRIAVAGINPHCGENGLFGREDDLQTGPGVEIARAEGIDVQGPISADTVFHRAYNGAFDLVVAQYHDQGHIPIKLIAFDSAVNVSLGLPIDRSSVDHGTAFDIAGTGRANHVNMLSALDYAGKLAQGRRATA
- a CDS encoding dihydrodipicolinate synthase family protein, with amino-acid sequence MTQSPRSAYVALVTCFNEDETLNLEATRAQVRRQVAAGNNIMCCGTNGDFTALTQGEKIDLLEAVMDEVAGRVKVIVNAGCPATFETLQLARAVDRMGVEGIAVITPYFIACTQDGLIRHFTTVADAVTTPVYLYDIPARTQNHIEPDTARVLARHPNIAGIKDSGGSTETVMDYLDVARDEGNFEVYCAPDHLVHWGLQQGCAGVISGLGNVAPQVLAQIIASFNAGDDAGAEAAQTVFAGLRKDLYALGFPPALVKRALYQMDPSVGLSRQPALLPDPAQDAAIREILRKYELTA